In one Drosophila albomicans strain 15112-1751.03 chromosome X, ASM965048v2, whole genome shotgun sequence genomic region, the following are encoded:
- the LOC117572786 gene encoding 39S ribosomal protein L33, mitochondrial — MRLTEVLFKKVKSKRIMVLMESVVSGHQFNTFRDRLADKIELIKFDPYIQKESLYRERKRIRSA; from the exons ATGCGTCTCACCGAAGTGCTGTTCAAAAAGGTCAAGAGCAA ACGCATTATGGTGTTGATGGAGAGCGTGGTCAGTGGCCATCAATTCAACACGTTTCGCGATCGTCTCGCCGACAAAAtcgaattaattaaattcgatCCGTACA TTCAGAAGGAGAGTTTATATCGCGAACGCAAGCGAATTCGCAGCGCTTAA